Proteins encoded by one window of Cervus canadensis isolate Bull #8, Minnesota chromosome 18, ASM1932006v1, whole genome shotgun sequence:
- the LEUTX gene encoding paired-like homeodomain transcription factor LEUTX, with amino-acid sequence MSTSEWLLAEKQNSTHRFRTRFNGEQLGALRDVFERTRYPHLFLIRTLASTIHLDESVIKTWFKNQRVKRRREENQLRQNVSPGDPHQVVSVKEEEMPLPGTSGSTHPTSLSLSDDSHHELPALSYAEQCEGAAAPPCPSSCNLQTDHLPQIDLRDADPPWASIPYDLDELIQLYDLPGDDDPSSLDQYLLPECSSWGPVVGAEHHGDGEHSYSPEEVP; translated from the exons ATGAGCACCTCAGAGTGGCTGCTGGCAG aaaagcaaaattcaaCTCACCGATTCCGCACACGCTTTAATGGAGAACAGCTAGGAGCACTAAGAGATGTATTTGAAAGGACCAGGTACCCACATTTGTTCCTCATAAGAACACTTGCTTCAACTATTCATCTTGACGAGTCAGTTATAAAG ACGTGGTTTAAAAACCAACGTGtcaaaaggaggagggaggagaatcAGCTTCGGCAAAATGTGTCACCAGGAGACCCACATCAGGTTGTTTCCGTGAAGGAGGAAGAGATGCCCTTACCGGGCACTTCAGGAAGCACTCATCCCACGAGTCTCAGCCTTTCAGATGATTCTCATCACGAGCTCCCTGCGCTTTCTTACGCTGAGCAGTGTGAAGGGGCTGCTGCCCCTCCATGCCCTTCATCCTGCAATCTCCAGACTGATCACCTCCCACAGATAGATCTCAGAGACGCTGATCCTCCTTGGGCCTCCATTCCTTATGACCTGGATGAGCTTATACAGTTATACGACTTACCTGGGGATGATGACCCCAGCAGTCTGGATCAGTACCTCCTCCCAGAGTGCTCCAGCTGGGGTCCTGTGGTCGGCGCTGAGCACCACGGTGATGGCGAGCACAGCTACAGTCCTGAGGAAGTTCCGTGA
- the LOC122420348 gene encoding galectin-16-like isoform X2, whose translation MVKIKGNFQFLCGGKPELVVEFCMDVGEGRCIAFHFPLYNSMVVMKSFQEGEWQEEQRVSSDHFMKDQPFELRFLVLDNGYQVFVNNKSVLIFAHCLPLQSVKMLKVRGHVVLTSVETL comes from the exons ATGGTGAAGATCAAGggaaattttcagtttctttgtgG GGGGAAACCAGAGCTTGTGGTGGAATTCTGCATGGATGTTGGGGAAGGCCGCTGCATTGCATTCCATTTCCCACTCTACAACAGCATGGTGGTGATGAAGAGTTTCCAGGAAGGGGAATGGCAGGAGGAACAGAGAGTGTCTTCTGACCATTTCATGAAAGACCAGCCATTTGAGCTGCGATTCTTGGTGCTGGACAATGGATACCAG GTGTTTGTGAATAACAAGTCCGTCCTCATCTTTGCCCACTGCCTGCCTCTACAGTCTGTGAAAATGCTGAAGGTGAGGGGACATGTTGTGCTGACTTCAGTGGAGACGTTGTAA
- the LOC122420348 gene encoding galectin-10-like isoform X1 produces the protein MDSLPIPYYQSVCLSVGYMVKIKGNFQFLCGGKPELVVEFCMDVGEGRCIAFHFPLYNSMVVMKSFQEGEWQEEQRVSSDHFMKDQPFELRFLVLDNGYQVFVNNKSVLIFAHCLPLQSVKMLKVRGHVVLTSVETL, from the exons ATGGACTCCTTG CCGATCCCCTACTACCAGTCTGTTTGCCTGTCTGTGGGTTACATGGTGAAGATCAAGggaaattttcagtttctttgtgG GGGGAAACCAGAGCTTGTGGTGGAATTCTGCATGGATGTTGGGGAAGGCCGCTGCATTGCATTCCATTTCCCACTCTACAACAGCATGGTGGTGATGAAGAGTTTCCAGGAAGGGGAATGGCAGGAGGAACAGAGAGTGTCTTCTGACCATTTCATGAAAGACCAGCCATTTGAGCTGCGATTCTTGGTGCTGGACAATGGATACCAG GTGTTTGTGAATAACAAGTCCGTCCTCATCTTTGCCCACTGCCTGCCTCTACAGTCTGTGAAAATGCTGAAGGTGAGGGGACATGTTGTGCTGACTTCAGTGGAGACGTTGTAA